A genomic window from Halorubrum trapanicum includes:
- a CDS encoding 2,5-diamino-6-(ribosylamino)-4(3H)-pyrimidinone 5'-phosphate reductase: protein MHVVVNAAQSVDGKLATRRREQLRISGSEDFDRVDRVRAAADAVLVGVGTVLADDPHLTLDEEDRRVERLRNGRSGDPARVVVDSTGRTPTDARILDDAATTYLLVSAATDRERRETLTDAGAEVIVAGEERVDVAEGLDRLADRGVDRLMVEGGGEVIFSCFEAGVVDELHVYVGSLVIGGRDAPTLADGAGFTEEFPDLTLTGTERLDDGVVLSYAVDEEDGS, encoded by the coding sequence ATGCACGTGGTCGTCAACGCGGCCCAGAGCGTCGACGGGAAGCTCGCCACCCGCCGCCGGGAGCAGCTCCGGATCTCCGGATCAGAGGACTTCGACCGGGTCGACCGCGTCCGGGCGGCCGCTGACGCGGTGCTCGTGGGCGTCGGGACGGTCCTCGCGGACGACCCGCACCTCACGCTCGACGAGGAGGACCGCCGCGTCGAGCGCCTGCGGAACGGGCGGTCGGGCGACCCCGCCCGCGTCGTTGTCGACTCCACCGGGCGCACGCCGACCGACGCGCGGATCCTCGACGACGCGGCGACGACGTACCTGCTCGTGTCGGCCGCGACCGACCGGGAGCGGCGGGAGACGCTCACCGACGCCGGGGCGGAGGTGATCGTGGCCGGCGAGGAGCGCGTCGACGTCGCCGAGGGGCTCGATCGGCTCGCCGACCGCGGCGTCGACCGCCTGATGGTGGAGGGCGGCGGCGAGGTGATCTTCTCCTGCTTCGAGGCCGGCGTCGTCGACGAGCTCCACGTCTACGTCGGCTCGCTCGTGATCGGCGGCCGCGACGCGCCCACGCTGGCGGACGGCGCGGGGTTCACCGAGGAGTTCCCCGACCTGACGCTCACGGGGACGGAGCGGCTCGACGACGGCGTCGTCCTCTCGTACGCGGTCGACGAGGAGGACGGATCGTGA
- the metG gene encoding methionine--tRNA ligase produces the protein MSHDDFPTDAPAVVTCGLPYANGDLHIGHLRTYVGGDVYSRALERLGQETAFVSGSDMHGTPVAVNAEQAGVSPEEFALDWHEQYAETFPKFNVDFDNYGHTHDETNTEITRELVRDLDEAGHLYEKEIMVAYDPVDDQYLPDRYVEGTCPYCGAHARGDECDEGCQRHLEPGEVEDPESTITGNPAEYRERTHKFFAVSEFADYLSDFLDRLEGTSNARNQPREWIEQGLQDWCITRDMDWGVDYPGENPEDLVLYVWVDAPIEYISSTKQYSERVGADAFDWETAWKEGVSDEHPEGGEIVHVIGRDIIQHHTIFWPAMLEATDHAEPRAVLASGFVTLDGKGFSTSRDRAVWADEYLDEGFHPDPLRYYLATNGGFQQDVDFSWEKFAERVNTELVGTVGNFLYRSLLFAHRNYEDGPDADAPSDEVAARIDEAVEEFAAAVNDYSVRALGDAVTDLARFGNEYIQRNEPWKLVDEEPAEAEQVIYDCVALAKAIAVLFEPLAPEKSERLWDQLGEPGTVHDATVEAAREGPAGDLSEPTELFEQVEDERVESLNEKLEARVAESESDDGDGSEGDETDEESDDNETDTDDTDVTDIEPLSDDRISFDEFQELDIRVGRIEAAEGIEGADDLVKLTVDLGAEIRTIVAGLKQLHDVDGLPDTKVIVLANMETAELFGVESNGMVLAAGEEADLLTTYEDAEPGTKVK, from the coding sequence ATGAGCCACGACGACTTCCCCACCGACGCGCCCGCGGTGGTGACCTGTGGACTGCCGTACGCCAACGGCGACCTCCACATCGGCCACCTCCGCACCTACGTCGGCGGCGACGTGTACAGCCGCGCACTCGAACGACTCGGCCAGGAGACCGCGTTCGTCTCCGGCTCCGACATGCACGGGACGCCGGTCGCGGTCAACGCCGAGCAGGCTGGCGTCTCGCCCGAGGAGTTCGCGCTCGACTGGCACGAGCAGTACGCCGAGACGTTCCCGAAGTTCAACGTCGACTTCGACAACTACGGCCACACCCACGACGAGACGAACACCGAGATCACCCGGGAGCTCGTCCGCGACCTCGACGAGGCGGGCCACCTCTACGAGAAGGAGATCATGGTGGCGTACGACCCCGTCGACGACCAGTACCTCCCCGACCGGTACGTCGAGGGGACCTGCCCGTACTGCGGCGCGCACGCCCGCGGCGACGAGTGCGACGAGGGGTGCCAGCGCCACCTCGAACCCGGAGAAGTGGAGGACCCCGAGTCGACGATCACCGGCAACCCCGCGGAGTACCGCGAGCGCACCCACAAGTTCTTCGCGGTCTCCGAGTTCGCCGACTACCTCTCCGACTTCCTCGACCGCCTCGAAGGCACCTCGAACGCCCGCAACCAGCCCCGCGAGTGGATCGAACAGGGGCTTCAGGACTGGTGTATCACCCGCGACATGGACTGGGGGGTCGACTACCCCGGAGAGAACCCGGAGGATTTGGTCCTCTACGTCTGGGTCGACGCCCCGATCGAGTACATCTCCTCGACGAAGCAGTACTCCGAGCGCGTCGGCGCCGACGCGTTCGACTGGGAGACGGCGTGGAAGGAGGGCGTCAGCGACGAGCATCCGGAGGGCGGCGAGATCGTCCACGTGATCGGCCGCGACATCATCCAGCACCACACGATCTTCTGGCCCGCGATGCTGGAGGCGACCGACCACGCGGAGCCGCGCGCGGTATTGGCGTCCGGCTTCGTCACCCTCGACGGCAAGGGGTTCTCCACGAGCCGCGACCGCGCGGTCTGGGCCGACGAGTACCTCGACGAGGGGTTCCACCCGGACCCGCTGCGCTACTACCTCGCGACCAACGGCGGGTTCCAGCAGGACGTGGACTTCTCGTGGGAGAAGTTCGCCGAGCGCGTCAACACCGAGCTGGTGGGGACCGTCGGCAACTTCCTCTACCGCTCCCTGCTGTTCGCCCACCGCAACTACGAGGACGGCCCCGACGCCGACGCCCCGAGCGACGAGGTGGCGGCGCGGATCGACGAGGCGGTCGAGGAGTTCGCCGCCGCGGTCAACGACTACTCCGTCCGCGCGCTCGGCGACGCCGTCACCGACCTCGCGCGGTTCGGCAACGAGTACATCCAGCGCAACGAGCCGTGGAAGCTCGTCGACGAGGAGCCCGCGGAAGCGGAGCAGGTCATCTACGACTGCGTCGCGCTCGCGAAGGCGATCGCGGTCCTCTTCGAGCCGCTGGCCCCCGAGAAGAGCGAGCGCCTCTGGGACCAGCTCGGCGAGCCCGGCACCGTCCACGACGCGACGGTCGAGGCCGCACGCGAGGGGCCCGCCGGCGACCTGAGCGAGCCGACCGAGCTGTTCGAGCAGGTCGAAGACGAGCGCGTCGAGTCCTTGAACGAGAAGCTCGAAGCGCGCGTCGCCGAGTCGGAGAGCGACGACGGCGACGGGAGTGAGGGCGACGAGACGGACGAAGAGAGCGACGACAACGAAACCGACACCGACGACACCGACGTGACCGATATCGAACCCCTCAGCGACGACCGCATCAGCTTCGACGAGTTCCAGGAACTGGACATCCGCGTGGGGCGGATCGAAGCGGCCGAGGGAATCGAGGGCGCCGACGACCTCGTGAAGCTCACGGTCGATCTGGGCGCGGAGATCCGGACGATCGTCGCGGGGCTCAAGCAGCTCCACGACGTCGACGGCCTGCCCGACACGAAGGTTATCGTGCTCGCGAACATGGAGACGGCGGAGCTGTTCGGCGTCGAGTCGAACGGCATGGTCCTCGCGGCCGGCGAGGAGGCCGACCTCCTCACCACCTACGAGGACGCCGAACCGGGTACGAAGGTGAAGTAG
- a CDS encoding helix-hairpin-helix domain-containing protein, translating to MALLQKLKEKLGFGSGSGERESGETEVTVERESEPPAESEPAAEAPEADDEPADETGSAAAAADEEESEAEEDDDEPVAAETEAAASTESLVDEEAAASAAETAAEPAEAATAEDDEADIDDAEDDEATGADEAAAETDADEAATETDADDRGPSVEEIKGIGPAYAERLAEIGIETVGDLADADAATVAEGTSVGENRAATWIDRASEF from the coding sequence ATGGCTCTACTCCAGAAGCTCAAAGAGAAGCTCGGATTCGGGAGCGGTTCGGGCGAGCGCGAGTCCGGCGAGACGGAAGTGACGGTCGAGCGCGAATCGGAGCCGCCGGCCGAGTCCGAGCCGGCCGCCGAGGCGCCCGAAGCGGACGACGAACCGGCGGACGAGACCGGGTCGGCGGCCGCCGCAGCGGACGAGGAGGAGTCCGAGGCAGAGGAGGACGACGACGAGCCGGTCGCCGCGGAGACGGAGGCCGCCGCCTCGACCGAGTCGCTCGTCGACGAGGAGGCGGCCGCGAGCGCCGCCGAGACGGCGGCCGAGCCGGCGGAAGCCGCGACGGCCGAGGACGACGAGGCCGATATCGACGACGCCGAGGACGACGAGGCCACGGGCGCGGACGAGGCCGCCGCCGAGACCGACGCCGACGAGGCCGCCACCGAGACCGACGCCGACGACCGCGGCCCGAGCGTCGAGGAGATCAAGGGGATCGGCCCGGCGTACGCCGAGCGCCTCGCGGAGATCGGCATCGAGACGGTCGGCGACCTCGCCGACGCGGACGCCGCCACGGTGGCCGAGGGGACGAGCGTCGGCGAGAACCGCGCCGCGACGTGGATCGACCGCGCGAGCGAGTTCTGA
- a CDS encoding DUF373 family protein, which produces MTTLVICVDRSGAIGRATNVPMPVAGWEAVRSLVTDAGLDDPEDASVNCLLESLRVARDLRDEREESVVAVVSAESDTAVGADRSIASQLDDLVDRYDPRAAIVVVDSAEDERVLPVVESRIPVDSVDRVVVRQARDIESTYYLLKQFLADEQLRSTILVPFGVALLLVPALFAWFSAGEAIAGVAGLLGAALLYKGLAIDRFVAGMPERVREALYAGQVSVVTYVVAGGLALVGGFFGFLAASDLNPGSPRLVEVVEFAYAAVPWFAVAGVTAAVGRLLDELIRDEGIRTPYLNLPFVIGAVALVVRGFAGYFLAQEAIHEPLSVYGMTMTPVQQLAAFIVGGIVVSLVGVKVASDVGTETLEDVIDAERDAEGQRE; this is translated from the coding sequence GTGACGACGCTGGTCATCTGCGTCGACCGGTCCGGAGCGATCGGTCGCGCCACCAACGTCCCGATGCCGGTCGCCGGCTGGGAGGCCGTCCGGTCGCTGGTCACGGACGCCGGGCTGGACGACCCCGAGGACGCCAGCGTGAACTGCCTGCTGGAGTCGCTGCGCGTCGCCCGCGACCTCAGGGACGAGCGCGAGGAGTCGGTCGTGGCGGTCGTCTCCGCCGAGAGCGACACGGCGGTCGGCGCCGACCGCTCTATCGCCTCCCAGCTCGACGACCTCGTGGACCGGTACGACCCGCGGGCCGCGATCGTCGTCGTCGACTCCGCCGAGGACGAGCGCGTCCTCCCCGTCGTCGAGTCGCGGATCCCGGTCGACTCCGTCGACCGCGTCGTCGTCCGACAGGCCCGCGACATCGAGTCCACCTACTACCTGCTCAAGCAGTTCCTCGCCGACGAGCAGCTTCGCTCGACGATCCTCGTGCCGTTCGGCGTCGCGCTCCTCCTAGTCCCCGCGCTGTTCGCCTGGTTCTCCGCCGGCGAGGCGATCGCCGGCGTCGCCGGCCTGCTCGGCGCCGCGCTCCTTTATAAAGGCCTCGCGATCGACCGGTTCGTGGCGGGGATGCCGGAGCGCGTCCGCGAGGCGCTGTACGCCGGGCAGGTGTCGGTCGTGACGTACGTCGTCGCGGGCGGGCTCGCCCTCGTCGGCGGCTTCTTCGGCTTCCTCGCCGCCTCGGACCTGAACCCCGGATCGCCCCGGCTCGTCGAGGTCGTGGAGTTCGCCTACGCGGCGGTCCCGTGGTTCGCGGTCGCGGGCGTGACCGCGGCTGTGGGGCGACTCCTCGACGAGCTGATCCGCGACGAGGGGATCCGGACGCCGTACCTCAACCTCCCGTTCGTCATCGGCGCGGTCGCCCTCGTCGTCCGCGGGTTCGCGGGCTACTTCCTCGCGCAGGAGGCGATCCACGAGCCGCTGTCGGTGTACGGGATGACGATGACGCCGGTCCAGCAGCTCGCGGCGTTCATCGTCGGCGGCATCGTCGTGTCGCTCGTCGGCGTCAAGGTCGCCAGCGACGTCGGCACCGAGACCCTCGAAGACGTCATCGACGCGGAGCGGGACGCCGAAGGGCAGCGGGAGTGA
- a CDS encoding transporter: protein MRTSTIVVLIGVALFLLPIPGTFILGALVVLAGLAARLFGL, encoded by the coding sequence ATGAGAACCTCGACGATCGTGGTCCTGATCGGCGTCGCCCTGTTCCTCCTCCCGATCCCGGGCACGTTCATCCTCGGCGCGCTGGTCGTGCTCGCCGGGCTCGCCGCCCGCCTGTTCGGGCTCTGA
- the sppA gene encoding signal peptide peptidase SppA, with the protein MDDAPTNGRKGLLAAAAVGAATTIAGRALLGRLTGGRFGDADEYNTAKVTVSGPIRRRQGRPSPLSGPSGATADDVVEQIEAADEDEDVEALLVELNTPGGEVVPSDDIRRAAADFDGPTVAYATDTCASGGYWIASGCDELWAREASLVGSIGVVGSRPNAKGLADKLGISYEQFTAGEYKDAGVPLKEIEEDEREYLQGIIDGYYEQFVETVSEGRDMDPEAIRETEARVYLGDDAAELGLVDELGTEDDVEDRLADLLGAEPEVKEFTPERGLAERLGIGAERVAFAAGSGVSDAFVDDGGDIDVEFR; encoded by the coding sequence ATGGACGACGCGCCGACGAACGGACGGAAGGGGCTGCTCGCGGCCGCCGCGGTGGGCGCGGCGACGACGATCGCGGGCCGCGCGCTCCTCGGGCGGCTCACCGGCGGGCGGTTCGGTGACGCGGACGAGTACAACACCGCGAAGGTGACCGTGTCGGGGCCGATCCGGCGGCGTCAGGGGCGACCCTCGCCGCTGTCGGGCCCGAGCGGCGCGACCGCCGACGACGTGGTCGAACAGATCGAGGCGGCCGACGAGGACGAGGACGTCGAGGCGCTGCTCGTCGAGCTCAACACCCCCGGCGGGGAGGTCGTCCCGAGCGACGACATCCGGCGGGCCGCCGCCGACTTCGACGGGCCGACGGTGGCGTACGCGACCGACACCTGCGCGTCCGGCGGTTACTGGATCGCGAGCGGCTGCGACGAGCTGTGGGCGCGCGAGGCGAGCCTCGTCGGCTCCATCGGCGTCGTCGGCTCCCGCCCGAACGCGAAGGGGCTCGCGGACAAGCTCGGCATCTCCTACGAGCAGTTCACGGCGGGCGAGTACAAGGACGCCGGCGTCCCGCTGAAGGAGATCGAGGAGGACGAGCGCGAGTACCTCCAGGGGATCATCGACGGCTACTACGAGCAGTTCGTCGAGACGGTGAGCGAGGGGCGCGACATGGACCCCGAGGCGATCCGGGAGACCGAGGCGCGCGTGTACCTCGGCGACGACGCCGCGGAGCTGGGGCTCGTCGACGAGCTGGGCACCGAGGACGACGTCGAGGACCGGCTCGCCGACCTGCTCGGGGCCGAGCCGGAGGTCAAGGAGTTCACCCCCGAGCGCGGGCTCGCCGAGCGGCTCGGTATCGGCGCCGAGCGCGTCGCGTTCGCGGCCGGGAGCGGCGTCTCGGACGCCTTCGTCGACGACGGCGGCGACATCGACGTGGAGTTCCGATAA
- a CDS encoding VOC family protein: protein MSDPTAHHVGVTVADLDRAVEFYAETFDLDVVAEFSVGGDAFAEAVAVEGAAAEFAHLDADGVRLELVAYDPDGSPAAEPELNRPGATHFGLTVDDVEAFYADLRDDVETLSPPRTTESGTTVLFVRDPEGNLIEVLDA, encoded by the coding sequence GTGTCCGACCCAACCGCGCACCACGTCGGCGTCACCGTCGCCGACCTCGACCGCGCCGTCGAGTTCTACGCCGAGACGTTCGACCTCGACGTCGTCGCCGAGTTCTCGGTCGGCGGCGACGCCTTCGCCGAGGCGGTCGCCGTCGAGGGCGCCGCGGCGGAGTTCGCTCATCTCGACGCCGACGGCGTCCGCCTCGAACTCGTCGCGTACGATCCGGACGGCAGCCCGGCCGCCGAGCCCGAGCTGAACCGGCCCGGCGCGACCCACTTCGGGCTCACCGTCGACGACGTCGAAGCGTTCTACGCCGACCTCAGGGACGACGTCGAGACGCTGAGTCCGCCGCGGACGACCGAGAGCGGGACGACCGTCCTGTTCGTTCGCGACCCGGAGGGGAACCTGATCGAGGTGCTCGACGCCTGA
- a CDS encoding transporter, which produces MDVLNPVMWSVHVGFAVLWVGSVLFVTLAVLPPALRGDIGGDALGSVVGRLRWITRIGAVAFVATGGHMAGTLYTFEALTGTPRGHLVLTMLGLWFVGTGLVEVAGSKLAEGLDAGKLREPARDAKPFLYGASAVSVGLIVTAGLLASPGLV; this is translated from the coding sequence ATGGACGTTCTCAACCCCGTGATGTGGTCGGTCCACGTCGGCTTCGCCGTCCTCTGGGTCGGCAGCGTGCTGTTCGTCACTCTCGCGGTCCTCCCGCCCGCGCTCCGCGGTGACATCGGCGGCGACGCGCTCGGCTCGGTCGTCGGCCGCCTGCGCTGGATCACCCGGATCGGCGCGGTCGCGTTCGTCGCCACCGGCGGGCACATGGCCGGGACGCTGTACACGTTCGAGGCGCTGACGGGGACGCCCCGCGGCCACCTCGTGTTGACGATGCTCGGCCTGTGGTTCGTCGGGACCGGGCTCGTCGAGGTCGCCGGCTCGAAGCTGGCGGAGGGGCTCGACGCCGGCAAGCTCCGCGAGCCAGCCCGCGACGCTAAACCCTTCCTCTACGGCGCGTCCGCCGTCTCCGTGGGGCTCATCGTCACCGCCGGGCTGCTCGCGAGCCCGGGATTGGTTTAA
- a CDS encoding shikimate dehydrogenase, which yields MDVYGLIGNPVGHSLSPPMHEAGYEALGLDARYVTFEPDADAAAAAIAGAVDLGVAGLNVTVPFKRDALSAVDPAPLAERIGAVNTVDYGPVRTGEADRPRGHNTDAAGVTRALAHHDVAVDGRDALVVGAGGAGRAAAFALADAGAAVHVANRTAERAVELAEDVPDATGGGLDDLSDRVAAADLLVNATSVGMEAPEETPVPAEHLHGDLAVLDAVYAPIETRLLREAAAAGATTVDGAWMLLYQGVEAFEIWTDEDAPVDAMNAALRAELE from the coding sequence ATGGACGTGTACGGACTGATCGGGAACCCGGTCGGCCACTCGCTGTCGCCGCCGATGCACGAGGCGGGCTACGAGGCGCTCGGCCTCGACGCCCGGTACGTCACCTTCGAGCCGGACGCCGACGCGGCGGCCGCGGCTATCGCGGGCGCGGTCGACCTCGGCGTCGCGGGGCTCAACGTGACGGTGCCGTTCAAGCGAGACGCGCTGAGCGCGGTCGACCCCGCCCCGCTCGCCGAGCGCATCGGCGCGGTCAACACGGTCGATTACGGACCGGTCCGGACCGGCGAGGCCGACCGCCCGCGCGGGCACAACACCGACGCCGCCGGGGTGACGCGGGCGCTCGCGCACCACGACGTCGCCGTCGACGGCCGCGACGCGCTCGTGGTGGGCGCGGGCGGCGCGGGGCGGGCGGCGGCGTTCGCGCTCGCCGACGCGGGCGCGGCGGTCCACGTCGCGAACCGGACCGCGGAGCGCGCGGTCGAACTGGCCGAGGACGTGCCGGACGCGACCGGCGGCGGCCTCGACGACCTGAGCGACCGCGTCGCGGCCGCCGACCTGCTCGTCAACGCGACGAGCGTGGGGATGGAGGCGCCGGAGGAGACCCCGGTCCCCGCGGAGCACCTCCACGGCGACCTCGCGGTCCTCGACGCGGTGTACGCGCCGATCGAGACCCGGCTGCTTCGGGAGGCCGCCGCCGCGGGCGCGACGACCGTCGACGGCGCGTGGATGCTGCTGTATCAGGGCGTCGAGGCGTTCGAGATCTGGACGGACGAGGACGCGCCGGTCGACGCGATGAACGCGGCGCTGCGCGCGGAGTTGGAGTGA
- a CDS encoding PQQ-binding-like beta-propeller repeat protein: MSDGQRSSPGTERWRFEADRWDTCWPTVRDGTVYVGSTDGTVYAVDAADGSARWRFETQGHFATTPVVAGETVYVGHRSGGLYAIDTKHGTERWRFDGGKRPIVADATVYTGGRTDGCLYALDAATGDERWRFETDGYVQRSVRTADGTVYVGSHDGSLYALNATSGIERWGFETGDLIRSPPVVAESTIYVKSGDGNLYAVDANDGTEKWRFAVGVGDAPSAVTGSTAYVGGGDGTVYAVDARDGIEQWRFETEGEFRFSPVVVDSTVYVASSDGTVYAVDANSGTERWRFAVGGEIQTAPTVADSSLFVGGHGGIVCAVDANDGTEEWRFEASAGDWSVATLTDSTVFFGNYNGNVYAVARTETGRSGAIEVRDRSDRTGDVEPAEMQAGSCESCGADLPASGESEFCPSCGVHRTCRNCGMNFAERGLDDPAYCPECGAEQ, from the coding sequence ATGAGCGACGGGCAACGGTCATCCCCGGGGACCGAACGGTGGCGCTTCGAGGCCGACCGCTGGGACACCTGTTGGCCGACGGTGAGGGACGGAACGGTGTACGTCGGGAGCACCGACGGGACCGTGTACGCGGTGGACGCGGCCGACGGGTCGGCACGGTGGCGCTTCGAGACTCAGGGGCACTTCGCCACGACGCCGGTCGTAGCGGGCGAAACGGTATACGTCGGGCACCGGTCGGGAGGTCTGTATGCGATAGACACGAAACACGGGACCGAACGGTGGCGCTTCGACGGTGGAAAACGGCCGATCGTGGCGGACGCGACCGTGTACACCGGCGGCCGTACGGACGGGTGTCTGTACGCGCTCGACGCCGCGACCGGAGACGAACGGTGGCGTTTCGAGACCGACGGGTACGTCCAACGGTCGGTGAGAACGGCCGACGGGACCGTCTACGTCGGAAGCCACGACGGCAGCCTGTACGCCCTGAACGCGACCAGCGGGATCGAACGGTGGGGCTTCGAGACCGGAGACCTGATCCGGAGTCCGCCGGTGGTCGCGGAGTCGACGATATACGTCAAGAGCGGCGACGGGAATCTGTACGCGGTAGACGCGAACGACGGGACCGAGAAGTGGCGCTTCGCGGTCGGAGTCGGGGACGCTCCATCGGCGGTAACGGGATCGACGGCGTACGTCGGGGGCGGCGACGGAACCGTGTACGCGGTGGACGCGAGAGACGGGATCGAACAGTGGCGGTTCGAAACCGAGGGGGAGTTCCGCTTTTCTCCCGTCGTGGTCGATTCGACGGTGTACGTCGCGAGCAGCGACGGGACCGTGTATGCGGTGGACGCGAACAGCGGGACCGAACGCTGGCGCTTCGCTGTCGGAGGAGAGATCCAAACCGCACCGACCGTGGCGGATTCGAGCCTGTTCGTCGGCGGCCACGGCGGGATCGTGTGTGCGGTGGACGCGAACGACGGGACCGAGGAGTGGCGTTTCGAGGCCAGCGCCGGGGACTGGTCCGTGGCGACGCTGACGGACTCGACGGTATTCTTCGGGAACTATAACGGGAACGTGTACGCCGTAGCCCGGACCGAAACGGGCCGCTCCGGCGCCATAGAGGTGAGGGACCGATCGGACCGGACGGGGGACGTGGAGCCGGCTGAGATGCAGGCCGGGAGCTGCGAGAGCTGTGGTGCGGATCTGCCCGCGTCCGGCGAGTCGGAGTTCTGCCCGTCGTGTGGAGTCCACCGGACGTGTCGAAACTGCGGGATGAACTTCGCCGAACGCGGGCTCGACGACCCGGCGTACTGCCCGGAGTGCGGGGCCGAGCAGTAA
- a CDS encoding coiled-coil protein, with protein MVTKEEVIEQYDVEPMDEADNVDLSEDDLENGSKGQLIKRAGQLRDRRNELNQMASERASKRDDLNAKTREKVDEAQEHREQRDELNEQVQEHKDKRNELNAEANELFDEVEELKQDLELGSGKSIEELEEEIEDLEFRQQTEVLDAEDERELIEKIDDKREKLAEKKEKVDDTSELDELVEEAEEVRSEASQHHQKVTELADKAQEHHNQMIEAYREADDIRDEADEMHELFVEAQEAADRHHEDFVRVQKRLRELDKKEEEERQDERAEKREEEKEEAEEIYQKFKEGETLDTEDLMKLQKTGLL; from the coding sequence ATGGTAACGAAAGAAGAAGTCATCGAGCAGTACGACGTGGAACCGATGGACGAGGCGGACAACGTGGACCTTTCTGAGGACGACTTGGAGAACGGCTCCAAGGGTCAGCTCATCAAACGCGCCGGCCAGCTGCGAGACCGACGCAACGAGCTGAACCAGATGGCGTCCGAGCGCGCCTCCAAGCGCGACGACCTCAACGCGAAGACGCGCGAGAAGGTCGACGAGGCCCAGGAACACCGCGAGCAGCGCGACGAGCTCAACGAGCAGGTCCAGGAACACAAGGACAAGCGCAACGAGCTCAACGCCGAGGCCAACGAGCTGTTCGACGAGGTCGAGGAGCTCAAACAGGACCTCGAGCTCGGCTCCGGGAAGTCCATCGAGGAGCTTGAAGAGGAGATCGAGGACCTCGAGTTCCGCCAGCAGACCGAAGTGCTCGACGCGGAGGACGAGCGCGAGCTGATCGAGAAGATCGACGACAAACGCGAGAAGCTCGCCGAGAAGAAGGAGAAGGTCGACGACACGAGCGAGCTCGACGAGCTCGTCGAGGAGGCCGAGGAGGTCCGCTCCGAGGCGTCCCAGCACCACCAGAAGGTGACGGAGCTCGCGGACAAGGCCCAGGAGCACCACAACCAGATGATCGAGGCCTACCGCGAGGCCGACGACATCCGCGACGAGGCCGACGAGATGCACGAGCTGTTCGTCGAGGCCCAGGAGGCGGCCGACCGCCACCACGAGGACTTCGTCCGCGTCCAGAAGCGCCTGCGCGAGCTCGACAAGAAGGAGGAGGAAGAGCGGCAGGACGAGCGCGCCGAGAAGCGCGAGGAAGAGAAGGAAGAGGCCGAAGAGATCTATCAGAAGTTCAAGGAGGGCGAGACGCTCGACACCGAGGACCTGATGAAGCTCCAGAAGACCGGCCTCCTGTAA